CCGGGGCGGGAGCTTCCTTTGAGGCCGCTTTTTGAGCCGTCTTTTGCGCCTTGGCCAGGGCCTTTTCCTGCCTGGCCCGCTCTTCGGCGGCCTTGGCTCTGGCGGCGGTATCAATGCGCGGAAAGAGGTTGGAGGCGGCCGCCAGCGGCGTACCGGGCACCAGGCCGTCAAAGGCCGCCAGCTCCCTTTCCAGATCACAGGGGGGCGGCGTGGCGCTGTCGGCGGGCTGGCCCAGCTGGTTCAGCATGGCGGCGGCAGCCTGCGGCATGACCGGCCAGAGGCAGAGCGCCACCTTGCGCATGGCGGTGAGCAGCACGTTCATGACGGTGTGCAGGCGCGCCGTGTCGCCCTGCTTGAACAGCGCCCACGGCGCCTGCGAGTCCACATACTTGTTGCAGGCGCGCACCAGTTCCCACAGGGCTTCCAGCCCCTGGGCAAACTGGGTATGGCCGAACAGCTGCGCATAGTTGTTCATGGCCGTGACGCACAGGTCGGCAATGGCCCTGTCGTCCTCGTTCAGTTCGCCCCGCTCCGGCGTGGCGCTGGCGCAGTACTTGGCCATCATGGACAGGACACGGCTGTAGAGATTGCCCAGGTCATTGGCCAGATCGGCATTGATGCGGGTGACGATGCTTTCCTCGCTGAAGCTGGCGTCGGAACCAAAGTGCATTTCGCGCAGCAGGAAGTAGCGGAAGGCATCCAGCCCGAATTCCTTGCTCATGGCCAGCGGGTCCACCACATTGCCGAGAGACTTGGACATCTTGGTGTCACGCACCAGCCAGTAGCCGTGCACGTTCAGGTGCTCATACAGGGGCAGGCCGGCCGCCTTGAGCATGGTGGGCCAGAAGACGGCGTGCGGCTTGAGGATGTCCTTGGCTACCAGATGTTCGCCGGGCCAGTAGCGCGGAAAGTCCTTGCCGTCGGGCCAGCCCAGGGCGCTGATGTAGTTGAGCAGGGCATCAAACCAGACATAGCACACGTAGTCCTTGTCAAAGGGCAGCTCGATGCCCCAGGTAAGGCGGCTCTTGGGGCGGGAAATGCACAGGTCTTCCAGGGCGCCGGATTCCAGCATGGCCAGCACTTCATTGCGGTAGCGTTCCGGCCGGATGAAATCCGGGTGCTGAAGAATATGCTCGCGCAGCCAGGGCAGGTATTTGGACATGCGGAAGAAGTAGTTCTTCTCGCTGATGAATTCCGGCTTGGTGAGGTGCTGGGGGCAGAGGCCGTTTTCCAGTTCTTTTTCCGTATAGAAGCGTTCGCAGCCGTAGCAGTAGTGCCCGCCGAACTCGCCGAAATAGATATCGCCGGCATCGTAGACCAGCTGCAGAAAACGCTGCACACGGGCCTGATGGTCCGGGTCCGTGGTACGGATGAAGCGGTCATTGCTGATGCCCAGCTGGGGCCACAGGGCCTGAAACTGGCCGCTGATGCCGTCCACAAATTCCTTGGGACTCACGCCCTGCTTTTCGGCGGACTGCACGATCTTGTCGCCATGCTCGTCCGTACCGGTGAGAAAAAGGGTATCGTCCCCTTTCAGGCGATGAAAACGGGCCAGGCTGTCGGCAACAATGGTGGTATAGGCGTGCCCCAGATGGGGTTTGGCATTGACGTAGTAAATGGGCGTCGTGATGAAGAAATGAGACACGATCACTCCTTGGCGGTATCTGTGGCGTGGCCGTCTTCGCGGTTCGTCGGCTTGCGACGGCGCTTGCGGCGGTTCTTGCCGCCCTCGCCTTCCGGCGCGGGGCTGGGGGTGTGCGGGGCATTCTGCTGGGGTCGGGAGGCAGCCTGCGGCGGCGTGGCCTCCGGCATGCCGTCAGCCAGCAGGGCATCAAAAAGCGAGGGATCGTCAATGGTATCCGGCGTGGCGGAAACCACCAGCATGCTGTCCCCCGCGGGCTGGGGGCGGGGCTTGGGCTGAGCGGGCTGCCCGCCCTGCTGGGGGGCTTCGGGCCGGTGCGGATCCAGGGCCTGCCACTGGTCAAGGGTAAGTTCCATTTCCTCGTTATGCTCGTTGAGCACGGAGAGGGAGTTGCGGAACATGTTGGCCCGCAGCACCTTCATGGTCCCCTGATTGGTCTGGTATTTCTTGCCCAGCCGGGGGCAGTTATGATGGAAATGGTCGTAGTTTTCCTGCTCGTAGGCCAGGCAGCAGAGCAGACGGCCGCAAATGCCCGATATCTTGGCCGGATTGAGGAAGAGGTTCTGCTCCTTGGCCATGCGGATGGTCACGGGAGCAAACTTGCGCAGGTAGCGGCGGCAGCAGCAGACCATGCCGCAGTTGCCCACAGCGCCGACCATCTGGGTTTCGTGGCGCACGCCTATCTGGCGCAGTTCAATACGGGCGCGATATTCGCGCACCAGGTCCTTGACCAGCTCGCGGAAGTCGATGCGGGCCGGAGCCGTGAAATAGAAAATGAGCTTGCTGCGGTCAAAGTAGACTTCCACATCCACCAGCTTCATGTCCAGGCGTCGCTGGCGGATGCACCGGCGGCAGAAGGCGGCGGCCTCATGGGCCAGGGCCTCGTTGTGGCGGCTCTGGGCCACGTCATCGGCGGAAGCCTGGCGCAGGATGTCCTGATCGGGCACGGCATAGGCAGCGGGCAGCGTTGCATGCGGTCCCGAAACCACTTCCGCCAGGGTCTCGCCCTGCTCTGCCGGAATGATCACCAGGTCACCGGGATGCAGGCCGTCCGGACCGGCGTGATAGGTTGTCTGCCCGAGCGTGCGAAAGCGCAGGCCATAGAACGACATACAGTTCTTCCTCGTGACAAGATCGTAAGTGCAAAACTTGCTTTTCCGACATATTCCGGCTCCTGTCAACAGAATGCCCTGCCGTCTTGCCAAGAGGCCGGGGCTGGCATAGTCTGAAGCGGGAGATTATCCCCATGAAGGAGCAATACCATGATAAGCTATGAGGACGGCCTGGCCCTGCTGGCCGCAAACGGTGTGGAAGGCAACCTTTTGCAGCATTGCGTGGCGTCCGGCGCCGTCATGGGCGCTCTGGCCCGCCAGTGGGGAGAGGACGAAACCCTCTGGACCCTCACCGGCCTGCTGCATGATGTGGACTACCCTGCCACCATGGACGAACCGCAGCGCCACGGCCTTGCGGGGGCGGAACTGCTGCAGGGCAAGCTGCCCGACGCGGCGCTGACAGCCATCCGTGCCCATAATGGCGAGATGACGGGCGTCATGCCGCAGTCGCGCTTTGACCATGCCCTGCGCTGTGCGGAAACCGTGACCGGCATCATCAGCGCGGCGGCGCTCATGCGCCCCACGGGCTACGAGGGCATGGAAAGCAAGAGCATCAAGAAAAAGATGAAGGACAAGGCCTTTGCCGCCAGCGTGAGCCGGGAAAACATCCGGGAATGCGAAAAGGCCGGCATGGAGCTGGATGCCTTCCTGACCCTGGCCATTGCGGCCATGAAGGCCGAACACGACAAAGCGGCGGCCCGCTGACGGGCCGGCCTGTCCGGGCGGGGGAAGCCGCCGGGTTCTTCCGGCTGTTTGCCGATTCCGGGCTTCCCTGCTTTTCATGACGCCCTGCCCGCCGGGCAGCGGCAAGGAGGTTCCATGAACGTATCCGATGTTCCTGCTGAGGCGGCGTGTTCCTGCCATCTTGAAACGACCATTCCCACCCTGGGGCCGGCCAAGCTGGATTCTCCCCTGCCCTTTCACTCGTGGGCTGACGGGCACATGATTCCCATTCATGTGGACGGGGACCTGTGCGAAGAGGTGGAGGAACCGTTCTGCCTGCATTTCGAGGCAGCCGGGCCGCGCCGCAAGCTCTACTTTGATCCGCGGCGGGCCAAGTGTGCCATTGTGACCTGCGGAGGCCTGTGCCCCGGCCTCAATGACGTCATCCGTTCCATTGTCATGGAGGCCTATCACGCCTACGACGTGCCGTCGGTCCTCGGCATTCCCTACGGACTGGAAGGCTTCATTGCCCGCTACGGGCATCATGTCCAGGAGCTGACGCCGGCCGGCGTGCAGGATATTCACCGCTTTGGCGGCACCATGCTGGGCACATCGCGCGGGCCGCAGTCGCCGGAAGAGATTGTGGACATGCTGGAACGCAGCAATGTCAGCATTCTTTTTGTCATCGGCGGAGACGGCTCCATGAAGGCCGCCCAGAGCATCGCCGCCGAAGTGCAGCGGCGCAGCCTCAAGCTGTCCGTGGTGGGCATTCCCAAGACCATTGACAATGACATCAATTTCATTGCCCAGTCCTTCGGCTTTGAAACGGCTGTAGCCAAGGCCACGGAGGCCATACAGTGTGCCCATACCGAAGCCTGCGGCGTGTACAACGGCATCGGTCTGGTCAAGCTCATGGGGCGGGAATCGGGCTTCATTGCGGCCCGGGCCGCGCTGGCCCTCAAGGAAGTGAACTTTGTGCTCATTCCCGAGGCTCCCTTTACCCTGGAAGGCGAAGGCGGCCTGCTGCCCGCCCTGGAGGAACGCCTCCGGGCGCGGCATCACGCGGTCATTGTGGCCGCGGAAGGGGCCGGTCAGCACCTGCTGGACCGCGGAGAAGAAAAGGACGTGTCAGGCAACCGGGTCCTGGGCGACATTACCGGCCTGCTGCGGCGGGAGATTGCGCGCTACCTGCGGGAAGCCGGCCTGCCCTTTACGCTCAAGTACATTGACCCCAGCTACATCATCCGCTCCATTCCGGCCACGCCCAATGACAAGGTCTATTGCGGGCTGCTGGGCCAGTATGCCGTGCATGCGGCCATGGCAGGCCGTACCGGCATGGTTGTGGGCCGCCTGCAGGACAAGTTCGTGCATCTGCCGCTGGCGCTGGTGACATCCCGGCGGCGCAAGCTCAATATCGCCTCCGACTTCTGGAGGGCAGTGCTGGAATCCACGGGACAGGGCGGCCTGGCAGGCATGCTGCCCCCTGACCTGCACCACTCCTGATACGCATGGGGGAGGGGCAGCGCCCCTCCCCTTATCCGGCAAAGCACGGTTCCGGCAAGACCGGCCATGCGGCATGCGGGCACGCTCCGCCATGCCGGGAGGGAGGCCATGGGCGAACACATGCTTCAGATCAGGGCCTCGGCCGGCTCTGGCAAAACCTATACCCTGACCAGGCTCTATCTGCAGCGTCTGGCCCGCTGCAATCCCGCTGCCGGCGAGACGGGGGCGGCCTGCCTGCTGCGCCATGACGGCCCCCTGCACTGGGGGGAAATTCTGGCCATCACCTTCACCAATGCCGCGGCCACGGAAATGCGTGACCGTGTCATCCGGGCGCTCAAGGAAACGGCCCTGGGCCTGCCGGCGGGAGACATACCCCTGCAACGGCAGGAGGCCGCCCGCTGGCTGGACATCATCCTGCGGGACCTGGATGCCCTCAATATCCGCACCATTGACAGCCTGCTGCATCGCATCGTGCGGGCGGCGGCCCTGCAACTGGGCCTGCCGCCGGATTTTCAGCCTGTCTTCGCCACGGACGAGGCCATGCAGCCCTATGTGGACACCCTGCTGGATCAGGCATGGCGCGGCAATGAGGATATGCGCCGTCTGCTGCGCCAGGTGTATGCCGGGCATGTGATTCAGGGCGGCAGTCGCGGTTTTCTGGCGGGTTCCCGGCTGGTGGACGGCCTGGGCCGTGTGTGGGACGGCTTTCTGGACGGGCGCTATGCCCGGGCGGCGGATGCGGAAACGGTCAGGCAGCGGCATGCCGCCCTCTGGAAGGATCTGCAAGACGCCGTGCTGGCCTTCCGGCAGTGTGCCCAGGCCTGCGGCGCGCTGGTTAACAGGAATGTGGACAATGCCTGTGCCAAGCTGCTTGATGGCGACAGTTCGGGCTGTGCAAGCACGTTGTTTGACGGCGAGGTCAGAAAGCTGCTGACGGCAAAGTCCGTCTTTCCGCCTGACCTGGAACAGGCGGCCGGACACCTGCGGGACACCGTGCAGCGCCTGCGCCGCCCCCTGAGCGTGCTGGACACGGCCGTGCGGGATATCGCCACCGTGCATCTGGCCCGCATTCTCTGCCGGGCCTTTCAGGAAAATGCCTCCCGCGAGGGCAATATCCCCGCCGTGCTGATACCTCTCATGGCGCGGCATGCCCTGGAGGGAGACTACGGCGTGCCGGAAACCCTGTGCCGCATGGGCAACCGGCTGCGTCACTTCATGCTGGACGAATTTCAGGATACCAGCCGCCCGCAGTGGGCAGCCATGCGTCCTCTGGTGCAGGAAGCGCTCTCGCAGGGGGGCAGCCTTGTCTGGGTGGGCGATGTGAAGCAGGCCATCTACGGCTGGCGCGGCGGCGATGCCGCTCTTTTTGACGAGATCGCCGGGGATACGGACCTGACCTGCGTGGCGCAAGGCTGCCTGCGGCAGAGCCTGCCCTGCAACTGGCGCAGCCGGCGCGTCATTGTGGAGCATAACAATGCCCTCTTTGCGCCCCTGGCCAGCAGGGAGGTGGCCGCAGCGGTGCTGGATGCCATTCTGAAGCGGGACAAGGTTCCCCCGTCCCTTTTCGAAAAGGCCGTGGACGCGGTAACGGCGGCCTATGCCGAAACCGCGCAGCAGTGCCCGGACCATGCCGCGGAAGGCGGCTATGTGGATGTGCGCAGCGTGCCGGAAGACGGCCTGGAAGACGCCCTGCTGCCGCTGGTTCGTCAGGAGCTGGGCACGCGCCGCCCCTGGTCCGACATGCTTGTGCTGGTGCGCACCAATCGCATGGCCCGCTGCCTGGCCCAGCGCCTCATGGAGCAGAATGTCCCGGTCATCACGGAAAACAGCCTGTTGCTGGCAGAGCATCCGCTGGTGGCGCAGCTGGTGGCCCTGCTGCGTTTTCTTGACCGGCCGGAGGATGACGTGGCCCTCTGGGCCGTGCTCAGCGGTTCCCTGCTGGGCGGGCACGAGCGTTTTTCCCTCACGGTGCAGGACCTCTACGACTGGCGGGTAGCCACGGCCCCCCGGTATGGCGGGGCGGCGCCGGAAGACGCCCTGCCGCTGTGGCGGCGCTTTGCCGCCTTCTGCCCTGCCGTGTGGCAGTATTTTTTCCAGCCCTTCCTGGCCCGTGCCGGCCTCATGACGCCCTATGACACGCTTATGGAATGGCTGGCGCGTGTGCAGGCGCTGGAGCGCTTTCCCGATGCGGAAATCTTTCTGCGCTGCTTCATGGAGGTGCTCTTTTCCTGCGAGGAAAACGGCATCTGCTCCCTTTCCTCCTTCCTGCTTCACTGGGACCGGAAGGGGCACGAGGAAAAGGTGCCCATGCCCGAAAACCTGGATGCCGTGCGGGTCATGACCATCCACAAGTCCAAGGGCCTTCAGGCCCCGGTGGTCATTGTGGCCGGTACCTGCTTCGAGATTACGGCAGGCGGCATGCAGCTCATGGAGGCCGACGGCCTGGAGGTGGTCTGCCGGACCACGGCCGCGCTTGTGGAACCCTATCAGCGCGAGCGGGCGCGGCAGGCCGTGGAAAATCTCAATCAGGCCTATGTGGCCTTCACGCGGGCCTGTGAGGAACTCTATGTCTTCCGCAGCGAGAAAAGCATGGCCAAAGGCCCGCTGACCCGCGGGCTGGACGTGCTCTGGCAGCAGATGGCCCGCACCGTGCCCTATCAGTGCGGCCAGCCGCCGGCTGTGGCCGCGCCCCTGCCGGAACAGGCGGCAGCAACGGCGCCCGCTGCCCCGCCTGCGCCCGTCGTTCCGCCAGCAGACGGGACAGCAGCCGTGGAAGAGACTGCCCTGCCGTGGCGCCCCATGCAGTGGCTGCCCGGCCTCAAGATTTTCCGCAACCCGCTGCAGAGCGGTTTCCGGCCGCAGGACAGGGGGGAATTGCTGCACGCCTGTCTGGAACATCTGGCCGCGCTGGACAGTGCGGCCGGACTGACGGCTGCGGCACTGGCCGGCATGGCCCTGGAATATGGCATACGCCACTTTCCCCGGCATGTTCCCCGGGATGAAGCCCTGCGCCGCCAGCTGGAGGACGGGCTTTGCTGGGTTGCCGGGCAGCCCCGCCTGCTGGCCTGGCTTAGGGCCGGCAGCGGAGAGCATGCCCTGCTGCTGCCCGCGCGGAAGGAGGCCGGCGCCCTGCCCTGCGGCGTGCGTTCCGGCCGGGCGGACCTCATTGTTCTGGGGCGGCAGCGGCATCTTGTGGTGGATTACAAAAGCGGTCAGCCGGACGCCGCCCATGTGGCGCAGGTGCGCGGCTATCTGGCCTGCCTGCCTGCGGACAAGCCGGCCAGCGGCCTGCTTGTGTATCTTGATATGAAACAATTTCAATATGTTGATGCTGTATCGGTTTCAGAACTTCATGTAAAACTTGAAGATGCGTTTCCCCTGTGCCACGAGGTCTAGTCATGCCCCCCCATGCTTTTCGCATCTTTTCATGGCGCCGGCCCTTTCTTCCGGCCTTAAAGGAATACATCAGTTTTTTGACGGACCACTGCCCCGGCCGGGCGCTGGTGGTGGTGCCGCATAACCGGCCGTGGCGCTATCTCTTGCAGCTGTATCAGGGCGAGGGGCGTCCCGGTCTGCTGCCCAGGGTCATGACCCTGACGGAAGTGCTGACCCTCTGGCGCGTCCACAGCAGCCGGCGGGTACTGTACACGGCCAATACGCTTGATCAGGTTGCCCTGCTGCGGCAGTGCGTCACGGAGCTTTCCCGGAAGGACGCGCTGCTGGCCCGGCGTTTTGCCGATATGGACATGGCGGCCTTTCTGCCCTGGGGCATGCGCCTGGCGGCCTTGCTGGACGAGCTGTTC
This DNA window, taken from uncultured Desulfovibrio sp., encodes the following:
- the metG gene encoding methionine--tRNA ligase, yielding MSHFFITTPIYYVNAKPHLGHAYTTIVADSLARFHRLKGDDTLFLTGTDEHGDKIVQSAEKQGVSPKEFVDGISGQFQALWPQLGISNDRFIRTTDPDHQARVQRFLQLVYDAGDIYFGEFGGHYCYGCERFYTEKELENGLCPQHLTKPEFISEKNYFFRMSKYLPWLREHILQHPDFIRPERYRNEVLAMLESGALEDLCISRPKSRLTWGIELPFDKDYVCYVWFDALLNYISALGWPDGKDFPRYWPGEHLVAKDILKPHAVFWPTMLKAAGLPLYEHLNVHGYWLVRDTKMSKSLGNVVDPLAMSKEFGLDAFRYFLLREMHFGSDASFSEESIVTRINADLANDLGNLYSRVLSMMAKYCASATPERGELNEDDRAIADLCVTAMNNYAQLFGHTQFAQGLEALWELVRACNKYVDSQAPWALFKQGDTARLHTVMNVLLTAMRKVALCLWPVMPQAAAAMLNQLGQPADSATPPPCDLERELAAFDGLVPGTPLAAASNLFPRIDTAARAKAAEERARQEKALAKAQKTAQKAASKEAPAPAEGPAEEISFDHFKAADMRVGTVLVCEKHPNADRILRLEIDFGEGQPRQILSGLAQFFSPEDLVGKQVCAVLNLAPRKIRGLMSHGMVLTAEKDNKLVLLQPGSPMPNGSSIG
- the ricT gene encoding regulatory iron-sulfur-containing complex subunit RicT — translated: MSFYGLRFRTLGQTTYHAGPDGLHPGDLVIIPAEQGETLAEVVSGPHATLPAAYAVPDQDILRQASADDVAQSRHNEALAHEAAAFCRRCIRQRRLDMKLVDVEVYFDRSKLIFYFTAPARIDFRELVKDLVREYRARIELRQIGVRHETQMVGAVGNCGMVCCCRRYLRKFAPVTIRMAKEQNLFLNPAKISGICGRLLCCLAYEQENYDHFHHNCPRLGKKYQTNQGTMKVLRANMFRNSLSVLNEHNEEMELTLDQWQALDPHRPEAPQQGGQPAQPKPRPQPAGDSMLVVSATPDTIDDPSLFDALLADGMPEATPPQAASRPQQNAPHTPSPAPEGEGGKNRRKRRRKPTNREDGHATDTAKE
- a CDS encoding HDIG domain-containing metalloprotein, which translates into the protein MISYEDGLALLAANGVEGNLLQHCVASGAVMGALARQWGEDETLWTLTGLLHDVDYPATMDEPQRHGLAGAELLQGKLPDAALTAIRAHNGEMTGVMPQSRFDHALRCAETVTGIISAAALMRPTGYEGMESKSIKKKMKDKAFAASVSRENIRECEKAGMELDAFLTLAIAAMKAEHDKAAAR
- a CDS encoding ATP-dependent 6-phosphofructokinase; the encoded protein is MNVSDVPAEAACSCHLETTIPTLGPAKLDSPLPFHSWADGHMIPIHVDGDLCEEVEEPFCLHFEAAGPRRKLYFDPRRAKCAIVTCGGLCPGLNDVIRSIVMEAYHAYDVPSVLGIPYGLEGFIARYGHHVQELTPAGVQDIHRFGGTMLGTSRGPQSPEEIVDMLERSNVSILFVIGGDGSMKAAQSIAAEVQRRSLKLSVVGIPKTIDNDINFIAQSFGFETAVAKATEAIQCAHTEACGVYNGIGLVKLMGRESGFIAARAALALKEVNFVLIPEAPFTLEGEGGLLPALEERLRARHHAVIVAAEGAGQHLLDRGEEKDVSGNRVLGDITGLLRREIARYLREAGLPFTLKYIDPSYIIRSIPATPNDKVYCGLLGQYAVHAAMAGRTGMVVGRLQDKFVHLPLALVTSRRRKLNIASDFWRAVLESTGQGGLAGMLPPDLHHS
- a CDS encoding UvrD-helicase domain-containing protein, coding for MGEHMLQIRASAGSGKTYTLTRLYLQRLARCNPAAGETGAACLLRHDGPLHWGEILAITFTNAAATEMRDRVIRALKETALGLPAGDIPLQRQEAARWLDIILRDLDALNIRTIDSLLHRIVRAAALQLGLPPDFQPVFATDEAMQPYVDTLLDQAWRGNEDMRRLLRQVYAGHVIQGGSRGFLAGSRLVDGLGRVWDGFLDGRYARAADAETVRQRHAALWKDLQDAVLAFRQCAQACGALVNRNVDNACAKLLDGDSSGCASTLFDGEVRKLLTAKSVFPPDLEQAAGHLRDTVQRLRRPLSVLDTAVRDIATVHLARILCRAFQENASREGNIPAVLIPLMARHALEGDYGVPETLCRMGNRLRHFMLDEFQDTSRPQWAAMRPLVQEALSQGGSLVWVGDVKQAIYGWRGGDAALFDEIAGDTDLTCVAQGCLRQSLPCNWRSRRVIVEHNNALFAPLASREVAAAVLDAILKRDKVPPSLFEKAVDAVTAAYAETAQQCPDHAAEGGYVDVRSVPEDGLEDALLPLVRQELGTRRPWSDMLVLVRTNRMARCLAQRLMEQNVPVITENSLLLAEHPLVAQLVALLRFLDRPEDDVALWAVLSGSLLGGHERFSLTVQDLYDWRVATAPRYGGAAPEDALPLWRRFAAFCPAVWQYFFQPFLARAGLMTPYDTLMEWLARVQALERFPDAEIFLRCFMEVLFSCEENGICSLSSFLLHWDRKGHEEKVPMPENLDAVRVMTIHKSKGLQAPVVIVAGTCFEITAGGMQLMEADGLEVVCRTTAALVEPYQRERARQAVENLNQAYVAFTRACEELYVFRSEKSMAKGPLTRGLDVLWQQMARTVPYQCGQPPAVAAPLPEQAAATAPAAPPAPVVPPADGTAAVEETALPWRPMQWLPGLKIFRNPLQSGFRPQDRGELLHACLEHLAALDSAAGLTAAALAGMALEYGIRHFPRHVPRDEALRRQLEDGLCWVAGQPRLLAWLRAGSGEHALLLPARKEAGALPCGVRSGRADLIVLGRQRHLVVDYKSGQPDAAHVAQVRGYLACLPADKPASGLLVYLDMKQFQYVDAVSVSELHVKLEDAFPLCHEV